GGGGTCGGCCTGACAACGTTGTCGAGTCCGCCCGCACTGTGCGCGACCGGCTCCCCCGCTGTCAACGCGGCGCGCTCGGCGCCGCCTTGACGACGAGGAGGGTGCTCGTCAGGGTGGCGCGCGTGAGCCCGACGACGGCGCCGGGCGGCGCGCGCCGCCCGACCCTGCGGGACGTCGCCCGCCTCGCGGGCGTCGGCGTCAAGACCGCCTCCCGCGTCGTCACCGAGGAGGGCGGGGTCTCCCCCGCCAAGGTCGAGGCGGTCCGGGCCGCCGTCGCCGAGCTCGGCTACGTGCCCGACGCCGCCGCCCGCGGGCTGCGCCGGGGAGACCGGCGGGCGGGGGTCGTCGCCGTCCTTCTCGAGGACCTCTCGAACCCGTTCTCCGCCAGCGTCCTCCGCGCCGTCGAGGACGTCGTGCGACCCCGCGGCCTCGTCGTCGTCGCGGGCAGCCTCGACGAGGACCCCGAGCAGGAGCGGCGGCTCGTGCGGGCCGTCCTCGGCCGCCGGACCGACGGCCTCGTCCTCATGCCCGCGGGCGGCGACCACGGCTGGCTCGCGCGCGAGCTCGAGGCGCCGGGCGGGGCCCTGCTCGGCGGGGTGCTCGGCCGGGCGGTGCCCGTCGTCTTCGTCGACCGCGCGCCCGTCGGGGTGGTCGCGGACGCCGTCCGCGCCGACGACCGCGACGGCGCGCGCGGCGCCGTCGCCCACCTCGCGGCCGCGGGGCACCGGCGGGTCGCCCTCCTCGCCGACGACCCGGCGGTCTGGACGGCCCAGGAGCGGCTGGCGGGCTACCGCGACGGCCTCGCGGCGGCGGGCCTGCCGCCCGACCCCGCGCTGGAGCGGACCGGCCTGCGCTCGGAGGCCGCGGCCGGGGCCGCCGTCCTGGCGCTGCTCGACGCGGACGAGCCGCCGACGGCGCTCTTCACGGCCCAGCGGCGGCTGACGGCCGGGGCGGTGCGGGCGCTGCTGGCCCGGGGCCGCGAGCGTGACGTCGCCGTCGTCGGCTTCGACGACGTCGCCTTCGCCGACCTCCTGCGGCCCGCCGTCTCCGTCGTCGCCCAGGACCCCGGCCGGATCGGGGCGCTGGCGGCCGAGCTGCTGCTGCGCCGCCTGGACGGCGACCGCTCCGCCGCGCAGGACCTCGTCGTCCCGACGCGGCTCGTCCCGCGCGGCTCGGGCGAGCTGCGGCCCGTCGCGGCGGCGCCGTGACGCCCCCGGCCGACCGGCCCGGCGCCGGCGTCGCCTCCTGGGACGAGCGGCACGCGCGTCGTGGGGCGCCCGGGACGCCGCACGCCGTCGTCGACGCCGTCACGGCCGGCCTCGTCCCGGGGCGGGCGGTCGACCTCGCCTGCGGGGCAGGCCGTCACGCGCTGCTGCTCGCCGGCCGCGGGTGGGCCGTCGACGCCGTCGACACCTCGGCGGAGGGGCTCGCGGTGGGCGGCCGGGCCGTCGGCGGGGACCGCGTGCGGTGGCACCGGGCGGACGCCGTGACGTGGCTGCGGGCGCTCGCGCCGGGCTCGGCGGACCTCGTCCTCGTCGCCTTCGCCATGCTGCCGGGCGTCGTGACCGCCGCCGCCGGGGCGCTGGCCGGGGGCGGGCACCTGCTCGTCGTCGGCCACGCGGCCGAGGACGCGGGGCGGCCGGGCACGCCGCGGGACGTGCGGCTGCTCCACGACGTCGCGTCCCTCGCCGACGAGGCCCGGGGCGCCGGCCTCGCGGTCGTGCGCGC
The genomic region above belongs to Pseudokineococcus lusitanus and contains:
- a CDS encoding class I SAM-dependent methyltransferase, which gives rise to MTPPADRPGAGVASWDERHARRGAPGTPHAVVDAVTAGLVPGRAVDLACGAGRHALLLAGRGWAVDAVDTSAEGLAVGGRAVGGDRVRWHRADAVTWLRALAPGSADLVLVAFAMLPGVVTAAAGALAGGGHLLVVGHAAEDAGRPGTPRDVRLLHDVASLADEARGAGLAVVRADVVGRGAGEERRHDAVLLARRPAPGPGAEGGAGQSSAEGTSAGS
- a CDS encoding LacI family DNA-binding transcriptional regulator; this encodes MSPTTAPGGARRPTLRDVARLAGVGVKTASRVVTEEGGVSPAKVEAVRAAVAELGYVPDAAARGLRRGDRRAGVVAVLLEDLSNPFSASVLRAVEDVVRPRGLVVVAGSLDEDPEQERRLVRAVLGRRTDGLVLMPAGGDHGWLARELEAPGGALLGGVLGRAVPVVFVDRAPVGVVADAVRADDRDGARGAVAHLAAAGHRRVALLADDPAVWTAQERLAGYRDGLAAAGLPPDPALERTGLRSEAAAGAAVLALLDADEPPTALFTAQRRLTAGAVRALLARGRERDVAVVGFDDVAFADLLRPAVSVVAQDPGRIGALAAELLLRRLDGDRSAAQDLVVPTRLVPRGSGELRPVAAAP